The segment GACCTTGTCATAAAGGGAGAACGTAAACTTCCACAAGGAAGATATTTTCGTCAGGAAAGACCATCTGGAGTATTTCAAAGAATAGTATCCATCAACACAACTATAGATATTGATAAAGTTACTGCATCTGTAAAAAATGGAATACTAAACATCGCCCTTCCTAAAATGGAAGCGTCCTTACACAAAAAAGTCGGTATTACTATCGAAT is part of the Desulfovibrio sp. JC022 genome and harbors:
- a CDS encoding Hsp20/alpha crystallin family protein, coding for MVIDFGSFYNFPYEFDKIFSDVFNPHHQRRRKASYPPLNISEDGHNIYVRAEVPGISIEDMEINITAKDLVIKGERKLPQGRYFRQERPSGVFQRIVSINTTIDIDKVTASVKNGILNIALPKMEASLHKKVGITIE